From Actinomycetes bacterium, one genomic window encodes:
- a CDS encoding electron transfer flavoprotein subunit beta/FixA family protein produces MQVVVLVKYVPEPMGTPTLGEDFLLVREGVDGALDPGDEFAVEAALQLVEAYGGEVALVSMGPEVATAALRKGFSMGASSGVLVTDPALRGADVLATARVLAAAVGRAPFDLLLAGVESTDGYTGTLPVAVAELLGVPSATFARKAEVADGSLRVERQTEAGYDVVTCPMPAVVTVTGSAAEPRYPTLKGIMAAKSKPLEQLSLGDLGLSEADVTPAQRVSAVSDAPEKSAGVVIQAGDDAAAKVAELLAEAKAI; encoded by the coding sequence GTGCAGGTCGTCGTCCTGGTGAAGTACGTGCCCGAGCCGATGGGGACGCCCACGCTCGGCGAGGACTTCCTGCTCGTCCGCGAGGGCGTCGACGGCGCGCTCGACCCGGGCGACGAGTTCGCGGTCGAGGCCGCGCTCCAGCTCGTCGAGGCCTACGGCGGCGAGGTCGCGTTGGTCTCGATGGGACCCGAGGTGGCGACCGCCGCGCTCCGCAAGGGGTTCTCGATGGGCGCGAGCTCGGGCGTGCTCGTGACCGATCCAGCGCTCCGCGGCGCCGACGTGCTCGCGACGGCGCGGGTGCTCGCGGCGGCGGTCGGGCGGGCGCCGTTCGACCTCCTGCTCGCCGGCGTCGAGTCGACCGACGGGTATACGGGCACCCTGCCGGTGGCCGTGGCCGAGCTCCTCGGCGTGCCGAGCGCCACCTTCGCGCGGAAGGCCGAGGTCGCGGATGGCTCGCTGCGCGTCGAGCGCCAGACGGAGGCCGGCTACGACGTCGTGACCTGTCCGATGCCGGCCGTCGTCACGGTGACCGGCAGCGCGGCCGAACCCCGCTACCCGACGCTCAAGGGCATCATGGCCGCGAAATCGAAGCCGCTCGAGCAGCTCTCGCTCGGCGACCTCGGCCTGTCGGAGGCCGATGTGACGCCGGCGCAGCGCGTCTCCGCGGTGTCCGACGCGCCCGAGAAGAGCGCGGGCGTCGTGATCCAGGCTGGCGACGACGCCGCGGCCAAGGTCGCGGAGCTCCTCGCCGAGGCGAAGGCGATCTGA